The following DNA comes from Sphingomonas sp. IW22.
GCTCGGTCAGGTTGGGAGCGACTGCGACCAAACTGACAACGAGCAGGGCGAGCGATAGCTCGGCCTCCACATGATGGACGGGTGAATAGGGTTAGGCCGCAAGTGGGCTGTCTTGATCACCATCTTCGGGTTCGGCCAGCACACGCTGTTCAGCCACCGAGAAAAACTCTTTCTCCATCTCGACCCCGATGCTCATGCGACCGGCACGATGCGCAGCAACGCAGGTGCTTCCACTTCCCATGAAGCTGTCGAACACAACGTCGCCTTCGTTGGAGTAGGTGCGGATCAGATACTCCAGCAAGGCGAGCGGCTTCTGAAACGGATGCACACCGTTCTTGTCTTTCGGGCAGAACACGGTGGTCCGAGGGTTATTGGTGGTTCCCTCGTATTTCCGGCCGGGATTATGAGTAACGTTGTCTAGATGCGGCGAATGCGTCGAGCCGCTTACGGTTTGAATGCCCGTCGAACGTTGCCCAAGCGCATGATAGGTATAGCGGCGGGGGGAGCGATTCTTATGAATCGTTGTGCCAGCACTAAAGACGAGAATGTCTTCGTGCTGCTTCAAGGGCCGGTTGCGCGCATGAAGTGATGCGGTAGCTCGGTTCTTGATCCAGACAATGTCATGCTTGAAGAGGTCAATCCCTTCGCAGACCAGCTTGGACGAGAAAGGCTGGGAGCCGAAAAGGATGATCGTGCCGGTCGGCTTGATGATGCGGCGATACTCCGCCCACATTGCCTTCAGATCAATCGTAGGGTCGATTGCGAGGCCCGTGGTCGCATAGGGCGGATCGGCGAGGATGAGATCGACCGAGCCATCCGGCATGGACTTCATGATTTCGAAGCAGTCCCCCCGATGCAGCACGGGCGTGAACTTCTCGGTGGGAGCCGGGGCATCGGCCACACGCTGCCGCACGTCCGTGATCGCGTCGGGCGGCATTGCCCCGCGAGAACGCGCGGGGCGAGTGCCGCCGGTAGTGGCTTCGGAGACCATCGCGTCGTCGGGCCGGTGCTTGGAACGAGGCGAACGGAGCCGCCAGCGAACAGGAGCATCGGCAGCCTCGATCAGGTCGGGAAGCTCGGCCTCCAACTTGGCGAGACGCTTGTAGACCGTGCCGTAAGCAACCCACCGTCCCTTGGAGGCCATCTCGGCACGGATAGCATGCGCGCTCCGCCATTCGGTGCAGAGGGCGTCGAGGAAAAGATCATCAGGGATAGCAGTGCGAATCGGCGTGGTGCTGCCACGAGGCGGCGTGCTGGGATGCTCCACAACCTCGACGCTGATCGCGTCCGCGTCATTCGCCGCCTCGGGAAGGTTCGCGGCGGGTTGGTTGACCAGCGCCCGCAGCCCGTCAAAAAGGCGCTGATACTGGCTTTCAGCCGAAGTGGCGCGGTCATTGGCGGCATCAAGTTGCGCAGTGATAGCTGCGCCAAGCTGGGTGAGGATATCATGGATGGGTTGGGTCATGCGTCACCTCGTCCGTTGGGGCGACCGACCAGATATCGCTCCTCGGGGTGATTCGTCTCCAGCCCTAACGTTTAGATGTGGCCGTTAACTTCACATTTAGTGGGCGAGTTCAAACCCTTCCGATGCAGGAAGAGCGCGAACGCGGCAGGATCATTGGGTTGAGACAACGGCGGATTGCCACCGCCGAATGGGCGGCGAACTTTGTTCCGCTGCTTGCGGAAGCACGCCGAGAACTCCCGATTTACGCGGATACCGGAGAACCATCTCACGACGCATACGCGCGGTGGCTCACTGGAAAGGGTGTTCTCACGCGACGACAGAAAAAGACATGGCACTCGGAATCAGTGCGTCGCCTGTTCGACGTTCACATCGGTCTTATTGATGAGGCAGAACGCGAGTTCGAGATCGCGATGGCAATCGTGAGATTCAAAATGCGCTATGCTGATCCTGCTTCGCGGAAAGCCCTTGCGACTGAAGAGGAAACATCGACGAATGAGCGGGCATCCGCCATTCGCGATGCACTGCGACTGTCTGCTGATTTGCGTGGGCACACCTATGAGGATCGACCGATTCCAGATCGGGTCGAACTGAAATCGACCGTGCAAACGGGCCGCTCACAGCGGCGATCTTCAAGCCAAACGGCGGAAACAGAAACCGCGACGAAGCAGATTTCGCTCCTCTGACGCGCTGCAAGCGCGATAAATATCACCATGAAAAGGCAGGTGAAGAACTGGCGGCACTATGTGGCGCGCGATACGGGCGAATGCACCGTGGTGAGGTCGGGGGGGGAGCGGGAGCGCATCAGCTACCAACTCGGCATTGTTGAGACCGGGAGCAGCCGCGTATTCGCTGGCTACTTCGTCACCGTCACTGTGGATTCGGATGAGGAAATCACAGGCGAGGATTCGGGTTCACTTGTCGCGGCCCTGTGGCGGCTTGCCCGCAATGTATCGGCGCGTGGTCTGCGGCTGCGGTGTGCGGGTATGAGCGGTCAGTGGCGTGAGAGCGGTCTGTCGCAGAACACGGGGTGGGGCTATTTCGGAAGCCATCAGCAGCCCATGCACATGATGGACCTCACGCCGGAAGGTGGCGGTCCTGATACAATCGACGAGATGATCCGTGAGGCGGTCGGGAACATGAAAATCGGTCTCACCGAGAAAGCGGCCGTTCGCGATTCCTAATGACACAGGTGACCACGTTTAGGCTATAGTCAGTCAATCCCCAGCTTATGAAAGAATACTTTGTTGCGCATCTCGGCGTCGTGTAGAAGTTTATCCCAGCTAATAACCTCAATGTAGAGGTGAATATTCTTTCTCCAGTCGAACCAACCCATCGCGTCAGCCATGGGCGTGAAGTTCTGCTCAAACTCAAGCCACTCATTGACTTTTGGCGTGAGGTCGCAGACGATGTAGCCGTAGAAGGGAGTAGTGGCACTGACGCGGATTTCCCGCCCTTTGCTGTTCCTCACCTTACCGTTTCGGATCAGATTTACATAGCGAACTATCTGATTGACCGGGTCTTCCTTGGAAGACGGGTTTACGAAGTCGTCCCGCTGCGGTTTTTTAAACTCGAAAATCGTGACTGGATTACTGGGCTCGTTCTCGGCGCGAAATACGACGGGGCGGTTGAAGACCGTCACGTCCGTGCGATCTAAACTCGATGCCTCTGTCGGCTTATCGGAGATCACGTAAGAGGCGAAGTTGAGCCGCTCGTCCAGCATCCAGAGATTGTGGTCGTTGTAATCGAGACCATCGGAGTCCGCTCGTCTGGGGAAAATAATGTCGTGGACTTCTCCCTCCGATCGATACTTTCCATCTGGGCCAAGCTCAAGCGCTTTACCAAATAAATCTAGCACACAACGTCTCATCGAGACATAATGTATTAGATCGCTTTTGCTTGTTTCGGAAATACTAGCAATAACACTATTGATCTGATCACCTAAATCGTCGCCTTCATCTGCATTTAGGATTGCGGAAACCCGGGTTCTTGTCGAAACTTCACGCTCATATTTCTTCTTCTGAAGAAATATTTCGATCTCCTGATGGGAAGGGGTCATCGGCAGGCCGCTAAAATCGACCTCTTTGCTCAAAACGCGATGCCATGGGGCTTGCGTTTCCACATACTCCGCAATCCGCGCGCCTTTTCGCAGACGCCGCTCGGAAATCTCCGCTCCAACGGCCGACTGCGCTATCTCTGCGGCGCGCTGTTCGATCTGCGTCTGTGAGATGCCGTTCAGCAAGTCCGAGTCAGATTGGAAACGAAACTCACCGCGCTCCAACGACACGTTCTCGTTGAGATAATCGCCAAAGACATACGCCTTGATTACGAAGTTGCGCCCTTTCGCGTCGCCCTGATCTGGCGAAGGCTCAAAAAACTCCTCGGCAAACTCGGGTATGTATGTTTGCAGAGGGTTTTCGGTGACTTCACGGCGGTGTGCCACCAGCGCCACTTTGCTTTTGCTCGCCCTAGGAGCGAAGAACTTGAATACCCTCACATGGAACGTGCGATCGCCATCGGTCGAGGGGAAACTGAAGGTTGGATTTTCGACTGCAAGCTCAACGATTTGCGTATTTTCGCGAGCAAGGTAATCGTTGAGCGCGATGGGCGTCGTCGAGCGATGGTCCCGGATAACGATGCGCGGACAAACACGCTCCTTGTCTACGAAATAGGGCAACAGGCGTTCGACCACGACCCTGCTGATCACGTCCAAGCCCTTATCCGGGAACTTGACGGATTTTATGCCCGAAATCTCAACCTCTGATCCCGTATCAGTAGCATCGGAAGCAGCGACCTTTTCATCGACGACGATTTCGTTGCCGAGCCCCATCCGAAAGGAGCGGTCGAAGAACGAACCGTCTTCAGCGAAAGTGCTCTTGACCTTGACGCGCTCGAAATACTTCAAGCAGGTGAACCGCCCAAAACCCTTACCCCCGTCAGCAGCTTTCAGATCGGTGTAGAGCGTATCAAACGCATCCCGATTGCGCTTGGTGAAGCCAACACCGTTATCCTTCACCACAAACCCATCGACCTCTTCGAGCCGGTCGGTGAGGTCTGGTTGGCCGTTGCGAAGCACGTCGATTTCGACCAAGCCGTCCCCGGCTCCCCTCTGCTCGACCGCTTGGATGCCATTTACCACCAGTTCGACCAGTGGCGTGTAGCTGTTCGTTCCCGACCGGATGTTCTCAACGAGTCGCTTGATATTAACGTTGCTCATGCAAGATCACCAAGGGGCGGCAGCGAGCGAACGATCTTCATTGTCTCCAAGCTGACGGTGATCACCCGCTGGAAAAGTAGCAACGGATAGGCCGGATCGCCCACCGTCTCGGTGGCATAGCGGTTGGCGTCGTTCACGATGCCGCTGGCCTTGTCGGTCTTTACGCACTGCCGTTCCATCACCCATTCCAACGCGGGCTTGCCACTTACCACATACTCATAGGCGTCGAGCGGTATGCCAGTCATGGTAATGTGGGCGTTGTAAACCACCGTTGTCTTGTCGAGCTTCGGGCGCTTACCCGCGAATCGCATCTGCTCAACCCGATAAAAGCTCTGGGGATCGTCGATGTTCGCGAGGCGCAGATCGCCCTGCGCAATGGATACGGGATACGGATCAACGCCCTCGTAGCCGACGTGAAGGTCGGCCAGCTTCCGACCAGCTTCCGCAAAAGCGCGAAAGTTCTCGATTCCCTTCACGGCCGGGATGCGGGGCAACTCCTTTGCAAGGTTGTCCGCGTAGCTCTCCCGATAGGAGGGCGAGTGGAGCACGGCGTAGATGTAGTAGAAGAGGTCGTCCTCGATAATCTCGCTTCCCGGGTATGCCGCTTGGAAGTGACCGAGCCCTTGAACCGATATCCCGCTGCGTTGCCCGACCGCCTTGAGATCGAGTCCTCCGGCTTCACGTCCGGGAGGATCGTAGACGATCAATGGGAAGCATTGCGCTCCACCCATATCGCCAAAGTGAATGCTCGGTGTCAGGTCAGTCATCAACACCGAGAACTCGCCACGAAAACCGGGCGCGGAGAGCGAGATCACGCGGTTCTCGGAGTCGGGTTTCGGGAAATACCTGTCGGTGAGATACTTGCTCCAGTTCAGGCGTCCATCCATGTAGAGCCACTGTCGAGTAAAGGGCCGATAATGCGCCAGTCGGAGCTTGGACTCTTCAAACGTATACTTCTTTCCCGATGACAGATCGGCCAGCGTTTTCTGACACCATTTGAATGAGGCTTCATCGCCACGGGGGGTGTAGGCTTGGTCCAACGAGTTGAAGAACGAAATGGACTTCTGCATGCGGGACGCAAGACCAGCCTTTGAGCTATCGTAGCACCACAAGTCTCGATTGGTTTTCATTCCAGCCGAGTAGGTGGGAAACAGTCCCGCCCCGGTCTTATCGCTGTCAGGCATCGGGACGAACTGCTCGAAGCCAAGCTCGCCCTGATTGAGCCAGTTTCCGCTCTGATCCGGTTCGATGGTCTGCCAGCCATCAGCCTCCGCGATGCCGGAGATGCTGCCAAATCGCGCAACAATCCCGAGCTTCTCCTCGCGCGAGAGATAATCTCCAATATCGTGGAAATGTATTTGACCGCTCTTCTTGGTGGAAGGGTTCTTCACCAGTAAGGAGATAGCGACTGGGGTGCGAGAGCCCAATCCGAATACGTTGTCTTTCTCTCGACGACGGCGTTCTCCTGCCGTTCTGGCATTACCCCGCAGGTGAAACACATAGATGTTTGCGAACTCGTCAGCCAAGCACTTGCGCAGACCATCAGTAGCGTTTCCATCCACCCAACTTCCGTTGCTCACGTAGGCGATCACACCGCTGTCTCCGATGCGATCGCTCGCCCAGCGGATCGCGCGAATGTAGCTGTCGTAGAGCGACCGCTTGTTCGTCATGCGGGTTTCGGCCGCATACGTCTCGCGAATGCGCCCATCGAGTTTTGGGTAAACGACGTTGGCGGCATCGTCGTTGGCGCTGCCTTGCCCGACCGAATAGGGCGGGTTGCCCATGATGACCCGGATGTCGAGCGACTTCTGGCGCGTGCGGCGGCTGCTGTTATCCGCCATGAGGTCGCTGATGAGGTCGCGATCCTGCTCATAAAGCTGGAAGGTGTCGGTGAGACAGATGCCCTCGAACGGCTTGTAATCCCCGCCCGACATCGTGTGATAGACGGCCTCGATATTGATGGCGGCAATGTAGTAGGCGAGTAGCACGATCTCGTTGGCATGGATTTCGTGCTGGTATTTGTGGGCGAGTTCGTCCGGCGCGATCAGTCCAGACTGGAGCAGGCGCGTGATGAAGGTGCCGGTGCCGGTGAACGGATCGAGGATGTGGACGCCCTTGCTGCCGAGCGTCTGACCGAACTCCGACTTGAGCACCTCATTCACCGAGTGGATGATAAAATCGACCACCTCGACCGGCGTATAGACGATGCCGAGCCGCTCGGTCATTCGGGGAAAGGCGTTGCGGAAGAACTTGTCGTAGAGTTCGACGACGATCTTCTGCTTGCCCGCCGCGTTGTCGATCCCGGCAGCGCGCACGCGCACGCTGGCGTAGAAGCGCTCAAGTGACTCGGCTTCCTTGCCGAGGTTCTGCTCGTCGAGCGCGGTGAGAACCTCCTCCATCGCGACCGAGACGGGGTTGTTCTTGGTGAAGCTGTAGCCCTCGAACAGCGCCTCGAAGACCGGGCGCGTGATCAGATGCTGGGCCAGCATCTCGATCGCGTCGTTCTCGCTGATGCTCTCGTTCAGGTCGTCCCTGATTTCGGCAAGGAAGCGCTCGAACGCCGCGCGCTCGGTCGATCCCGGCTGCTGCACGATGGCGGTGATACGGGTGATATGGTTCTGGGCAATCTTGGCGATATCGCCTGCCCAGTCTTCCCAATAGTCGCGCCTTCCACACTTCTTGACGATCTTGGCGCGGATCGCGGTGGTGAACTCGTCGAGCGTGAAGGCAAGCTGGTCCTCACCGCCTGTGGGCTCGCTGCTGCCATCGCGGTCGCCACTATCGGTCGATCCGCCACCCTGACCGATGCCGATGCCGCCAGCCTTCTTTTTCGCCTTTGTCGGCAGCTTGTCGGAAACCGCGATCACCTCGATCTGGCCGCTGACATCGACGCCCAAATCCATCTTGTTGATGGTGGCATCGAAGCGCTCGTCGTGCGCGCGAAGCGCATTGAGAATCTGCCAGACGACTTTGTATTTCTCGTTGTTGTTAAGCGCCTCCTCGGGCGCGACTCCTGCGGGGATACCGACCGGCAGGATGACGTAGCCCATTTTTTTACCGGGAGCGCGGCGCATGACGCGACCGACCGACTGGACCACATCAATCTGCGACTTGCGAGGATGCAGGAACATGATCGCGTCGAGCGCGGGCACGTCCACACCTTCCGACAGGCAGCGCGCGTTCGACAGGATGCGGCAGCTATGATCCTCATGCTCGGCCTTCAGCCATTCGAGTTCACGGGTGCGCGTTTTCGCATTGAAGGTGCCATCGACGTGGTGGACCTCGCAGCCGAGGGGCGGCTCCTCGTCACCGCTGGCGGCTGACGTGAGATATTCCTCTACGACGGCAGAGAACTCGTCACGCACCAGCTTGGAGGAAGCAATGTCCTTACAGAAGGCGAGCGCACGGCGCATATGCCCGGTGTCGGTCGCCACGTCGGCGGCGAGATCGGCCTTGGTGAGGGCCTTGTAGCATCCGACGATCTTGGTCGCGTCGTCGAGCTTGAGGGCGTTGTCCTCGTCCTTGAGGCGGTTTTGGATCGAGGTGCTGACCATCGCCTCATCGACGGCGAGGACGATCACCTTGTAGTCGGTGAGAAGGTCATTCTGGACCGCCCATCCAAAGCCGCGCTGGAATAGTGTCTCGCCATAGAGCGCTGGGTCGTCCATCGAGCATAGCTCGGCGGAAACCTCCTTCGCCTTCGACCGCACGGCGTCACCGAAGATGCGCGGCGTCGCGGTCATGTAGAGGCGTTTCTTGCCCGCGATGAAATCCTGATTGTGGATGCGAACGAAGTTGCTCTCGTCCTCACCTTCCAGCGTCGCGCCGGTCGTGCGGTGCGCCTCGTCGCAGATGATGAGATCGAACTCGGGGAAGCCGTGCTGCTTCTGGGCGTTCGAAATCACCTGAATCGACTGGTAGGTGCTGAAGACCACCGTCATCTCGTCCGGGGCGGATGCCTTCGCCTTGTTGGCGAGCTTCGCCGGATCGGTGGTGGCGGGGTGCGCGAGATCGTGAACGTCGATATCACCGATATCGTCGTTGCCCTTGTTGCGCTTGCCCACCTGCGCGTCCGAGCAGACCGCGAAGGCCCGGAGCGGCGTGGTGGTGTCGAGCGACCACTCCCGCACCGTCTGGCTCATGAGGGCGAGCGATGGCACGAGGAACAGCACAAACTTGCCGGGACCGGCGAGGTCTTCGGCGATCTTGAGGCCGGTGAACGTTTTGCCGGTGCCGCAGGCCATGATGAGCTTGCCGCGATCCGCTTCCGACAGCCCCTCGCGCACCGCCTCCAGCGCCTCGCGCTGATGCTGGCGCACCTCCTTCTTGGGCGCGAGGACGATCTGGTCGTCGGCCAGATAGGTGCGCCAGTCGATCGGGCTCTGTTCGAGCCGCTCCATGCTGATCCGGGTGGTCGAGATATTCTGGCCGTCGAGGGCGTCTTCGGCGTTCTTGCTCCACGCCACCTCGGTCGTGTCGATGATTAGGCGGCGGGTGAACGGGGCTTTGCCCGACGCGGTGAAGAACGAGTCGATATCGGATTTCTGGATGTGGTGGTCGGCGCGATAGAACTTGCACTGGACCGCGCAGAAGCCGCCATCGTCGCGCAGCTTCGCCACAAGGTCGATGCCTGTGTCGGTCTGCTTCCACCCAGCGGCTTCAGCCCACTCGCGGAAGGTCCACGCATCCTCATATTGCTGCGCCATCTCGGGGTCATGCTTCAGGAACTCGACGCACAAACGCTCGAAATACGTGCCCTTCTCGCGCTCGGACTTGGCACCCGAGCGATAGCGTTCCAGCAGATCACGAATAGCAGAAGACACAGAAAACCCCGCCCCAACAACCCTATGACGGGTGATAGCGAAAGAGCAGCGCGCTGTCAGCGACGATGAGAAAAGCCGCTCCGGTTATCCCCGCTGGGGGCAGTGATAGGACCGAGCTAGAACTCCGGTGAGCCGAGCCGCTTCAAAACGCGGCCCCGCACCTCCGCCTCTGCCGCCATCTGCGCCAACCGTTGTTCTGCCAGCGCCCATCGAAACGAACGGGTAGCTGGATCGGTAGCGCGCGCAGGGTCGCGGGGGCTCATCAGCTTGAAAAGTGAAAGGCTGCCCTCGTCGTCACAATAGTCGTCCATTCAATATTTAGGCGCAGCCAGAAGGCTTTTCGGGCCTACATCGGCACGGCTGACACGACACTACTCGTTGCCAGACAGGTTCTCACGAGCCTCGTTCTCACGGCGATCAAGAGCTTCTTCGAGAAGGAGGCGAATGAAATCACCCTGCCTCATTGTGCCGCGCAAAGCGTCAATGCGCGCTTTCGTGCCTTCGCGGGCACGCAGATGGATCGCTTCGTCGAATATCTTGGGCTTGGTCACATAAGCACGAATAGCGGTATCGCTTTCTTTCATCCAGCCCTCACGAACCGATCTCGTTTGACGTTTAACCGATACCGGTTATCTTAACCGATACCGCTTAACAAGCAAGGCTCGACGACGCTGACAGGCGCGGTCGCGTCATGGCTTGGAGCCACCGGTCAAAGGGGGAAATGATGGACGAGAAAACGAGGCGCTTTATCGAGCAAGCCGAATGGCATCGGATGCGCGCCAACGAAGACAGAGTCAGGTTTAAAGCAGGGCAGGAATCTGAAGCTCAACGCGCACACGACAAACGAGTGGCCTATGTCCTGAAATACGGACGTGACGGAGCAGTGGCACGCACGATTAAGAAGTGGGCCGTTGGATTCTTTGCCGTGGCGGTGCTCTCATTCCCAGATATGTTGAAAGATGAAGGCGCAGTCCATGCGTTTTCAATGGCGATCTTTCTACCGCTGCTCGGGTTTGGCATCGGGTGCTATCGGGCTTCCCGACTTCCTCGGGTGTGATCAAGA
Coding sequences within:
- a CDS encoding site-specific DNA-methyltransferase is translated as MTQPIHDILTQLGAAITAQLDAANDRATSAESQYQRLFDGLRALVNQPAANLPEAANDADAISVEVVEHPSTPPRGSTTPIRTAIPDDLFLDALCTEWRSAHAIRAEMASKGRWVAYGTVYKRLAKLEAELPDLIEAADAPVRWRLRSPRSKHRPDDAMVSEATTGGTRPARSRGAMPPDAITDVRQRVADAPAPTEKFTPVLHRGDCFEIMKSMPDGSVDLILADPPYATTGLAIDPTIDLKAMWAEYRRIIKPTGTIILFGSQPFSSKLVCEGIDLFKHDIVWIKNRATASLHARNRPLKQHEDILVFSAGTTIHKNRSPRRYTYHALGQRSTGIQTVSGSTHSPHLDNVTHNPGRKYEGTTNNPRTTVFCPKDKNGVHPFQKPLALLEYLIRTYSNEGDVVFDSFMGSGSTCVAAHRAGRMSIGVEMEKEFFSVAEQRVLAEPEDGDQDSPLAA
- a CDS encoding DEAD/DEAH box helicase, translated to MSSAIRDLLERYRSGAKSEREKGTYFERLCVEFLKHDPEMAQQYEDAWTFREWAEAAGWKQTDTGIDLVAKLRDDGGFCAVQCKFYRADHHIQKSDIDSFFTASGKAPFTRRLIIDTTEVAWSKNAEDALDGQNISTTRISMERLEQSPIDWRTYLADDQIVLAPKKEVRQHQREALEAVREGLSEADRGKLIMACGTGKTFTGLKIAEDLAGPGKFVLFLVPSLALMSQTVREWSLDTTTPLRAFAVCSDAQVGKRNKGNDDIGDIDVHDLAHPATTDPAKLANKAKASAPDEMTVVFSTYQSIQVISNAQKQHGFPEFDLIICDEAHRTTGATLEGEDESNFVRIHNQDFIAGKKRLYMTATPRIFGDAVRSKAKEVSAELCSMDDPALYGETLFQRGFGWAVQNDLLTDYKVIVLAVDEAMVSTSIQNRLKDEDNALKLDDATKIVGCYKALTKADLAADVATDTGHMRRALAFCKDIASSKLVRDEFSAVVEEYLTSAASGDEEPPLGCEVHHVDGTFNAKTRTRELEWLKAEHEDHSCRILSNARCLSEGVDVPALDAIMFLHPRKSQIDVVQSVGRVMRRAPGKKMGYVILPVGIPAGVAPEEALNNNEKYKVVWQILNALRAHDERFDATINKMDLGVDVSGQIEVIAVSDKLPTKAKKKAGGIGIGQGGGSTDSGDRDGSSEPTGGEDQLAFTLDEFTTAIRAKIVKKCGRRDYWEDWAGDIAKIAQNHITRITAIVQQPGSTERAAFERFLAEIRDDLNESISENDAIEMLAQHLITRPVFEALFEGYSFTKNNPVSVAMEEVLTALDEQNLGKEAESLERFYASVRVRAAGIDNAAGKQKIVVELYDKFFRNAFPRMTERLGIVYTPVEVVDFIIHSVNEVLKSEFGQTLGSKGVHILDPFTGTGTFITRLLQSGLIAPDELAHKYQHEIHANEIVLLAYYIAAINIEAVYHTMSGGDYKPFEGICLTDTFQLYEQDRDLISDLMADNSSRRTRQKSLDIRVIMGNPPYSVGQGSANDDAANVVYPKLDGRIRETYAAETRMTNKRSLYDSYIRAIRWASDRIGDSGVIAYVSNGSWVDGNATDGLRKCLADEFANIYVFHLRGNARTAGERRRREKDNVFGLGSRTPVAISLLVKNPSTKKSGQIHFHDIGDYLSREEKLGIVARFGSISGIAEADGWQTIEPDQSGNWLNQGELGFEQFVPMPDSDKTGAGLFPTYSAGMKTNRDLWCYDSSKAGLASRMQKSISFFNSLDQAYTPRGDEASFKWCQKTLADLSSGKKYTFEESKLRLAHYRPFTRQWLYMDGRLNWSKYLTDRYFPKPDSENRVISLSAPGFRGEFSVLMTDLTPSIHFGDMGGAQCFPLIVYDPPGREAGGLDLKAVGQRSGISVQGLGHFQAAYPGSEIIEDDLFYYIYAVLHSPSYRESYADNLAKELPRIPAVKGIENFRAFAEAGRKLADLHVGYEGVDPYPVSIAQGDLRLANIDDPQSFYRVEQMRFAGKRPKLDKTTVVYNAHITMTGIPLDAYEYVVSGKPALEWVMERQCVKTDKASGIVNDANRYATETVGDPAYPLLLFQRVITVSLETMKIVRSLPPLGDLA
- a CDS encoding ATP-binding protein — encoded protein: MSNVNIKRLVENIRSGTNSYTPLVELVVNGIQAVEQRGAGDGLVEIDVLRNGQPDLTDRLEEVDGFVVKDNGVGFTKRNRDAFDTLYTDLKAADGGKGFGRFTCLKYFERVKVKSTFAEDGSFFDRSFRMGLGNEIVVDEKVAASDATDTGSEVEISGIKSVKFPDKGLDVISRVVVERLLPYFVDKERVCPRIVIRDHRSTTPIALNDYLARENTQIVELAVENPTFSFPSTDGDRTFHVRVFKFFAPRASKSKVALVAHRREVTENPLQTYIPEFAEEFFEPSPDQGDAKGRNFVIKAYVFGDYLNENVSLERGEFRFQSDSDLLNGISQTQIEQRAAEIAQSAVGAEISERRLRKGARIAEYVETQAPWHRVLSKEVDFSGLPMTPSHQEIEIFLQKKKYEREVSTRTRVSAILNADEGDDLGDQINSVIASISETSKSDLIHYVSMRRCVLDLFGKALELGPDGKYRSEGEVHDIIFPRRADSDGLDYNDHNLWMLDERLNFASYVISDKPTEASSLDRTDVTVFNRPVVFRAENEPSNPVTIFEFKKPQRDDFVNPSSKEDPVNQIVRYVNLIRNGKVRNSKGREIRVSATTPFYGYIVCDLTPKVNEWLEFEQNFTPMADAMGWFDWRKNIHLYIEVISWDKLLHDAEMRNKVFFHKLGID